A stretch of bacterium DNA encodes these proteins:
- the pyrE gene encoding orotate phosphoribosyltransferase: protein MDKTALAAKLREVALLEGDFTLRSGKKSRYYFDKYLFEGTPDVLRDVARALAAMLPEGTRQLAGVELGGVPLVTAVALESGIPAIFVRKAAKEYGTEKLFEGRRVESAPALIIEDVVTTGGASIEAAKRLMDAGIEVAGVLAVLDRKQGGAEAFAEAGIQFWALFDRDDIGMPSG from the coding sequence ATGGATAAAACCGCGCTTGCGGCGAAGCTGCGGGAAGTCGCGCTTCTGGAAGGCGATTTCACTCTCCGCAGCGGCAAAAAGAGCAGGTATTACTTCGACAAGTACCTATTCGAAGGCACGCCGGACGTGTTGCGCGATGTCGCGCGCGCTTTAGCCGCGATGTTGCCGGAGGGAACGCGGCAGCTTGCGGGCGTGGAGCTCGGCGGCGTCCCGCTCGTCACCGCGGTCGCGCTCGAATCGGGCATCCCGGCGATTTTCGTGCGCAAGGCCGCCAAGGAGTACGGGACGGAAAAGCTGTTCGAGGGAAGGCGAGTGGAGAGCGCGCCCGCGCTGATCATCGAGGACGTCGTGACGACGGGCGGCGCATCCATCGAAGCCGCGAAGCGCCTTATGGACGCGGGCATCGAGGTGGCCGGCGTCCTCGCGGTCCTCGACCGCAAGCAGGGCGGCGCGGAGGCGTTCGCCGAAGCCGGAATACAGTTTTGGGCGCTCTTCGACCGCGATGACATCGGAATGCCGTCGGGATAG
- a CDS encoding APC family permease — MKLPSLRRVILGRPIPSHKAQHQRLPKFLALPVFASDALSSTAYGTQEIILMLTLAGAAGLHLTLPVSIAIVAVLVLVVLSYIQTVHAYPKGGGSYIVSKENISTGVGLLAASAILTDYILTVAVSTAAGIQQVTSFYPKLSPYAPELCVGAIMLITLANLRGAKESGALFAIPTYYFVLSIVAMVLVGLIGPMFGYRPLDLGQAAPHPEHALGWFLILKAFASGCAALTGVEAITDGVQAFKAPESKNAAITLTIMAVLLGSMFLGVSYLAQSNNIIYAHGMDGESLISLVARSVFHDNHYFRGAILLATTLILILAANTAFADFPRLSAILARDGFMPRQLANLGDKLVFSNGILLLGALSSLLVIAFKGHTDRLIPLYAVGVFLSFTLSQTGMVRRWLRLRPKGWRLNALQNGTGAAATGIVLAIIVMEKFTEGAWVVVVVIPIIMTIFWRIKAHYEWVGKRLSLDGYKTPAKKEHLVIILVSGIHRGILQAFDYAERISPKLRAVHVEINPDNTPRFKEMWHKWAPDIPLDVVESPYRSLVGPIVDYVKNLRREYPKHYITVLVPEMVQPGLAGFLLHNNAAFFIKMGLYNVRDVVITNLRFFLD, encoded by the coding sequence ATGAAACTTCCTTCGCTTCGGCGCGTTATTCTCGGCCGGCCTATTCCTTCGCACAAGGCGCAGCATCAAAGGCTGCCGAAATTTCTCGCCCTGCCGGTCTTCGCCTCGGATGCCCTGTCATCCACCGCATACGGCACACAGGAAATAATCCTGATGCTCACTCTCGCGGGCGCGGCCGGGCTGCACCTGACGCTGCCAGTTTCGATCGCGATTGTCGCCGTGCTGGTTTTGGTTGTTTTGTCCTATATACAAACCGTCCACGCCTACCCAAAGGGCGGGGGAAGCTACATCGTTTCCAAAGAGAACATTTCAACCGGAGTCGGGCTTCTAGCCGCTTCGGCGATTCTGACGGACTACATCCTGACCGTCGCGGTCAGCACAGCGGCGGGAATCCAGCAGGTTACAAGCTTTTATCCAAAGCTATCGCCCTACGCGCCGGAGCTTTGCGTGGGAGCGATCATGCTCATCACGCTGGCAAATCTGCGCGGCGCGAAGGAATCCGGGGCGCTGTTCGCGATTCCGACGTACTATTTCGTACTTTCCATCGTCGCGATGGTTTTGGTCGGGCTTATCGGCCCGATGTTCGGATACAGGCCGCTGGATCTTGGGCAGGCCGCGCCGCATCCAGAGCACGCGCTGGGATGGTTCCTTATTCTTAAGGCGTTTGCAAGCGGGTGCGCGGCGCTTACAGGAGTCGAGGCGATAACCGACGGCGTGCAGGCGTTCAAAGCCCCGGAATCCAAAAACGCGGCGATTACGCTGACCATAATGGCGGTGCTGCTGGGATCCATGTTCCTCGGCGTGTCCTATCTGGCGCAAAGCAACAACATCATTTACGCGCATGGAATGGACGGCGAATCGCTGATTTCGCTGGTCGCCCGATCGGTTTTCCACGACAATCACTATTTCCGGGGAGCGATACTGCTCGCGACCACGCTTATCCTAATCCTTGCGGCCAACACCGCGTTCGCCGATTTTCCGCGCTTGTCCGCGATTCTGGCGCGGGACGGATTCATGCCGCGGCAGCTCGCCAACCTCGGCGACAAGCTCGTTTTTTCCAACGGCATCCTGCTTTTGGGAGCGCTTTCCTCCTTGCTCGTTATCGCGTTCAAGGGTCACACCGACAGGCTGATTCCGCTTTACGCCGTTGGCGTTTTCCTGTCGTTCACGCTATCCCAGACGGGCATGGTCAGGCGCTGGCTAAGGCTAAGACCCAAGGGGTGGAGGCTGAACGCGCTTCAGAACGGAACAGGCGCCGCTGCGACCGGTATCGTCCTCGCGATTATCGTTATGGAAAAATTCACGGAGGGCGCGTGGGTGGTTGTCGTAGTCATCCCGATAATCATGACGATCTTCTGGCGCATCAAGGCGCACTACGAATGGGTCGGCAAAAGGCTTTCGCTTGACGGTTACAAGACCCCCGCAAAGAAAGAGCATCTGGTAATTATCCTTGTGTCCGGCATACACCGCGGCATTCTGCAGGCGTTCGATTACGCGGAGCGTATATCGCCCAAGCTGCGCGCGGTTCACGTAGAAATCAATCCGGACAACACGCCGCGTTTCAAGGAAATGTGGCACAAGTGGGCGCCTGACATTCCGCTCGATGTGGTCGAATCCCCGTACCGTTCCCTTGTCGGCCCGATAGTGGACTACGTCAAAAATTTAAGAAGGGAATACCCGAAACACTACATCACGGTGCTCGTTCCGGAAATGGTGCAGCCCGGACTTGCAGGATTTCTTTTGCACAACAACGCCGCGTTCTTTATAAAGATGGGGCTGTACAACGTGCGCGACGTCGTTATTACCAACCTGCGATTCTTCCTGGATTAG
- a CDS encoding UDP-3-O-acyl-N-acetylglucosamine deacetylase, with product MPNQTTIVRAARFEGRGLFSDLPASVVFHPAPPNTGVVFRRIDLGEDAAIRVHPDNLVESPNCSVLANGKAEVSVVEHVLACLAGLGIDNVFIDVDGPEIPSESGSAGDYLDALAEAGKTEQDAPARSKKLGVPLVVSGEDKALILLPADTFSVSYVLDHAHPLLGVQYQPDTPKDRVLDEILRARTFITEDEAKKALDAGFLRHENPDRAVLITGAGPNKPLLAANEPARHKAQDILGDLSIFSPHLVARVIGIRSGHHLNHVAAKRLAMLLP from the coding sequence ATGCCCAACCAGACGACTATCGTGCGCGCCGCCCGGTTCGAGGGACGCGGTTTGTTCAGCGATCTGCCCGCTTCGGTGGTTTTTCATCCCGCGCCGCCCAACACGGGCGTGGTTTTCAGGCGTATCGATCTAGGCGAGGACGCCGCAATCCGCGTCCATCCGGACAACTTGGTGGAGTCGCCGAACTGCAGCGTGCTTGCCAACGGCAAAGCCGAGGTTTCGGTGGTCGAGCACGTCCTCGCGTGCCTTGCAGGCTTGGGAATCGACAACGTTTTCATAGATGTGGACGGGCCGGAAATCCCCAGCGAATCCGGCTCCGCGGGAGACTATCTGGATGCGCTTGCTGAAGCCGGCAAAACGGAGCAGGACGCGCCCGCGCGCTCAAAGAAACTCGGCGTCCCGCTGGTCGTTTCGGGAGAAGACAAGGCGCTCATACTTCTTCCCGCGGACACATTCAGCGTCAGCTATGTCCTCGATCACGCGCATCCGCTCCTGGGCGTCCAGTACCAGCCGGACACGCCGAAGGATCGGGTACTGGACGAGATTCTCCGCGCCCGAACGTTTATCACAGAAGACGAAGCCAAAAAGGCGCTGGATGCGGGATTCCTCCGGCACGAGAACCCCGACCGCGCTGTTTTGATCACCGGAGCCGGGCCGAACAAGCCGCTTTTGGCGGCAAACGAACCCGCGCGCCACAAGGCGCAGGACATTCTGGGCGACCTTTCGATATTCAGCCCGCACCTCGTCGCACGCGTGATCGGAATAAGAAGCGGCCACCACCTGAACCACGTCGCGGCGAAAAGGCTCGCGATGCTCCTGCCGTAG
- a CDS encoding PKD domain-containing protein, translating into MRNAFATFCGALLFLFALSCRAGNGGHTRAKIFDPASVIGEIESFEAAPEADPEVVRALKDALIDALKSRDTGRMASTAPSGDAGRVTDLRLNRFSGMRLEWTYRNTGDYDRNGEVGVSDITPIAINFLADTDDGVNDDTERPIDGDGNGEIGVSDVTPIAINYLATVASYRVMTSDSADSGYRELDAVPLVPSSIGAGGLLSAQIPSPDRFLYIVPEDGQGNLGAQSNVLDLESVPDIISISPLSGTAGAEVTISADVQCNAQYYMEWQVPGGFYSNSGEPLTVTLPSSPGGQYLAVKAENESGYDLYTGTFTIVAGPAPPVISSVEPLSGEAGQVVEFTASVEGDPPLSYSWNFGGGASPDASDEDSPTVTLGAPDNYQASLTVTNDAGADTYDFELTVTPAAVNTPPVAQIQAIPQEGESPLLVFMDASASYDPDADGSIIRYEWDWEGDAVFDYDSGTLASVDHTYTEPGTFSPTVRVTDDEYAWNQAATSVVVNYPSEWRIVTVDSLFDPFAYPSLSMVDGLPAISFRKGGNLMYVRALDIYGATWDEPAVIHDNGGGFYPSLAGDLRPGITYRNVQGNLLYIRADDTQGTVWGDPVTIDAGADTGHYSSLDWVSREFWPLEYVLPGVAYYDAADGDLMFSSVIDRDGNWGEPIVVDSGGAGDTGVYPSLETVGGNPAIAYWDATNTRLMFVRCEDRSGDVWGRPDSLDNSGDAGLFPALITVNEYPAVVYWHASLQQVRYLRSLAYDGTVWAAPVAAVEPAILATRISAAIMGSTPCFAYFDLSSDAVMFARSNDANGAVWRPPQTIESGLGEDGGWPSMVAVNGVPMVAYVNAASDELKFAAYR; encoded by the coding sequence ATGCGAAACGCGTTTGCGACATTCTGCGGGGCATTGCTTTTTCTTTTCGCGCTTTCATGCAGGGCGGGCAACGGCGGACATACTCGGGCGAAGATTTTCGATCCTGCTTCGGTTATAGGGGAAATTGAATCGTTTGAAGCAGCACCGGAAGCCGATCCGGAGGTTGTACGTGCGCTTAAGGACGCGCTGATCGATGCACTGAAGTCCCGCGATACAGGCAGGATGGCGTCCACTGCCCCGTCCGGAGACGCGGGAAGGGTAACCGACCTCAGACTGAACCGGTTCTCCGGAATGCGGTTGGAGTGGACATACCGGAACACGGGAGATTACGACAGAAACGGCGAAGTCGGAGTGTCCGACATCACGCCTATCGCGATCAATTTTCTCGCCGACACGGACGACGGGGTCAACGACGATACCGAGCGCCCGATCGACGGCGACGGGAACGGCGAAATCGGAGTAAGCGACGTGACTCCGATTGCGATCAATTACCTTGCTACGGTCGCGTCGTACCGCGTGATGACGTCCGATTCCGCGGATTCGGGATACCGCGAGCTTGATGCTGTGCCGCTGGTTCCGTCCTCAATCGGCGCGGGCGGTTTGCTTTCCGCGCAAATTCCAAGCCCCGACAGATTCTTGTACATCGTTCCCGAGGACGGGCAGGGCAATCTGGGCGCGCAAAGCAACGTGCTCGATCTCGAATCCGTGCCGGACATCATATCTATTTCGCCTCTTTCCGGAACCGCGGGCGCGGAGGTCACGATATCGGCCGATGTTCAATGCAATGCGCAATACTATATGGAATGGCAGGTGCCGGGAGGTTTTTATTCGAATTCGGGAGAACCGCTGACCGTAACCCTTCCCTCTTCCCCCGGCGGGCAATACCTTGCGGTGAAGGCGGAAAACGAATCGGGATACGACCTTTACACCGGCACATTCACGATCGTCGCCGGTCCAGCGCCGCCGGTGATTTCTTCGGTCGAACCTCTGTCCGGCGAAGCCGGACAGGTGGTCGAGTTCACCGCAAGCGTCGAGGGCGATCCGCCGCTTTCGTATTCATGGAATTTCGGGGGGGGGGCTTCTCCGGATGCGTCCGATGAAGATTCTCCGACGGTCACACTCGGCGCGCCCGACAATTACCAGGCTTCGCTCACTGTTACCAACGATGCCGGCGCAGACACTTACGATTTCGAGTTGACTGTCACCCCCGCGGCGGTCAACACGCCGCCCGTCGCGCAAATACAGGCGATCCCGCAGGAGGGCGAGTCCCCGCTTCTGGTTTTTATGGACGCCTCGGCGTCGTACGATCCGGACGCGGACGGCTCGATAATCCGGTACGAGTGGGACTGGGAGGGCGACGCGGTTTTCGATTACGATTCCGGGACGCTGGCTTCGGTGGATCACACTTACACCGAGCCGGGCACTTTCAGCCCGACCGTGCGCGTCACCGACGACGAATACGCATGGAACCAGGCGGCGACCAGCGTCGTCGTCAATTATCCCAGCGAGTGGCGTATCGTGACGGTGGACTCGCTTTTCGATCCCTTTGCATATCCTTCGCTTTCGATGGTGGACGGACTGCCCGCGATCAGCTTCCGGAAAGGCGGCAACTTGATGTACGTCCGAGCGCTCGACATCTACGGAGCGACCTGGGACGAGCCGGCCGTTATTCACGACAACGGGGGCGGTTTTTATCCGAGCTTGGCGGGCGACCTGCGGCCGGGGATAACCTACCGCAATGTTCAGGGCAATTTGCTTTACATACGCGCGGATGACACACAGGGCACCGTTTGGGGAGACCCGGTTACGATAGACGCCGGCGCGGACACCGGACACTACAGCTCGCTCGACTGGGTTTCGCGGGAATTCTGGCCGCTTGAATACGTGCTTCCCGGTGTCGCGTATTACGACGCGGCGGACGGCGACCTGATGTTTTCAAGCGTGATAGACCGCGATGGAAACTGGGGCGAGCCGATAGTCGTGGATTCGGGCGGGGCCGGCGATACGGGTGTATATCCCTCGCTCGAGACGGTCGGCGGAAATCCGGCGATCGCGTACTGGGATGCGACGAACACGCGGCTGATGTTCGTGCGCTGCGAGGACAGGTCGGGCGACGTCTGGGGAAGGCCCGATTCGCTGGACAATTCCGGCGACGCGGGGCTGTTTCCCGCTCTTATAACTGTAAATGAATATCCCGCGGTCGTTTACTGGCACGCGTCGTTGCAGCAGGTGCGATATTTGCGCTCGCTCGCCTACGACGGGACCGTTTGGGCGGCGCCGGTTGCCGCGGTCGAGCCGGCGATACTCGCTACGCGGATATCAGCCGCGATAATGGGCAGCACGCCTTGTTTCGCGTACTTCGATTTATCAAGCGACGCCGTAATGTTCGCGCGCTCGAACGACGCGAACGGAGCAGTCTGGCGGCCGCCGCAGACGATCGAATCGGGATTGGGCGAGGACGGCGGATGGCCTTCTATGGTGGCTGTCAACGGCGTCCCGATGGTGGCGTACGTAAACGCGGCGTCTGACGAACTCAAGTTCGCCGCGTACCGCTGA
- a CDS encoding peptidylprolyl isomerase yields the protein MRIASYAFLMIVLLAVLFGCPKAEEEPADDGMNVGSTTATTPPAGADSAAEGEIPAAPEGVVSAAGMQKQKDAEAAGKGEGSEAVPPAGDGTEGTTSEGGAGNMVVLETTKGNIVIQLHPEWSPKGVEHFKELVNAKFYDGAPWFRVIEGFVAQCGVAADPALNEKWGDLTIPDEPVVQGNKRGTVVYGKTGAPNSRSTHIFINFVDNSANLDRQGFSAFGEVVEGMDVADKLTRCEYVDQMGLAAAGGMDKFKQQFPDADYILKAYFK from the coding sequence TTGAGGATTGCATCTTACGCATTCCTGATGATTGTGCTTCTCGCGGTGCTGTTCGGCTGTCCGAAGGCCGAAGAGGAACCTGCGGACGACGGAATGAACGTCGGCTCCACGACCGCGACCACGCCGCCCGCCGGCGCGGATTCCGCGGCTGAAGGCGAAATTCCCGCCGCCCCGGAGGGCGTGGTTTCGGCGGCCGGAATGCAAAAACAGAAGGACGCCGAAGCGGCCGGCAAAGGCGAAGGTTCAGAAGCCGTCCCGCCCGCGGGCGATGGTACTGAAGGAACAACTTCCGAAGGCGGTGCGGGAAATATGGTGGTACTCGAAACGACGAAGGGCAACATTGTAATTCAGCTTCATCCGGAATGGTCGCCAAAGGGAGTGGAGCATTTCAAAGAGCTCGTCAACGCGAAGTTTTACGACGGCGCGCCATGGTTCCGCGTAATCGAAGGTTTCGTGGCCCAGTGCGGAGTGGCTGCGGATCCCGCTCTCAATGAAAAATGGGGCGATCTGACGATCCCGGACGAGCCGGTCGTCCAAGGCAACAAGCGCGGCACCGTTGTGTACGGCAAGACCGGCGCTCCCAACAGCCGCAGCACCCACATTTTCATCAATTTCGTGGACAACTCTGCCAACTTGGACCGCCAGGGCTTTTCCGCGTTCGGAGAAGTTGTCGAGGGTATGGATGTCGCGGACAAACTGACCCGCTGCGAGTATGTCGACCAGATGGGTCTTGCGGCCGCGGGCGGAATGGACAAGTTCAAGCAGCAGTTTCCCGATGCGGACTACATCCTGAAGGCGTATTTCAAGTAA
- a CDS encoding RidA family protein codes for MSEIRRYSTGNVWEESVGFSRAVRIGNTILTAGTVAADETGKIHGSDCYAQCVYIFRKLEKALAALGGNFGDVVKTTCFLVDLKDSEGFTRAHGEIFGEIRPVATCVQVAGLFGEGALAEIELVAVVREA; via the coding sequence ATGTCCGAGATAAGGCGATATTCCACCGGCAACGTTTGGGAAGAATCCGTCGGATTCAGCCGCGCGGTCAGAATTGGAAACACCATATTGACGGCGGGCACCGTCGCGGCCGACGAAACGGGCAAAATCCACGGCTCGGACTGCTATGCGCAGTGCGTTTACATCTTCCGCAAGCTCGAAAAGGCGCTGGCCGCCCTCGGCGGCAATTTTGGAGACGTCGTTAAAACGACCTGTTTCCTTGTCGATTTGAAAGACTCCGAAGGATTCACGAGAGCGCACGGCGAGATATTCGGCGAAATCCGGCCGGTCGCGACCTGCGTCCAGGTTGCGGGGCTGTTCGGGGAAGGAGCGCTGGCCGAAATCGAACTCGTCGCGGTCGTCCGGGAGGCGTGA
- the icd gene encoding isocitrate dehydrogenase (NADP(+)) yields the protein MAKFDISFEKLPLPASGEKFTFDSHGDPVTPDNPIVCLIEGDGIGRSIGGVPGITETSVKVIDAAVQKSYGGNRKIEWFKVHAGDASREIYFPNVTDDQLKGLPPQRQRDCYLPEDTLKAIDYFKVALKGPLTTPIGGGFSSINVALRQIFDLYVCLRPVRHYPGVPAPNINAHKVDMHLFRENSEDVYMGVEEVGGSERAQRIINLLNEELGYKDRLAQPIKLSSGIGIKPISPEGTKRLVRRAIKYAINLKLPSVTLVHKGNIMKFTEGAFKNWGYEIAKAEFRDKIVTEDELWAEDAAPRGGAAKGDANGRIVVKDRIADSMFQQVQLRPDEYSVIATPNLNGDYLSDALAACVGGLGLAPGANIGDGAAIFEATHGTAPKYTGQDKANPGSVILSGVLMLKWMGWVEAGELIDRAIGETIRESADAAARGEWDKLFVTYDIARQFEGGSEKYGVKASKFGERIIEHLA from the coding sequence ATGGCCAAGTTCGACATATCCTTCGAAAAGCTGCCCCTGCCCGCCTCGGGCGAAAAATTCACATTCGATTCTCATGGAGATCCGGTCACTCCGGACAATCCGATCGTCTGCCTTATCGAAGGCGACGGCATCGGGCGCTCGATCGGCGGCGTGCCGGGAATCACGGAAACCTCTGTCAAAGTAATCGACGCGGCGGTGCAAAAATCATACGGCGGCAATCGAAAGATTGAGTGGTTCAAAGTGCATGCCGGCGACGCATCGCGCGAGATTTACTTCCCCAACGTGACAGACGATCAACTCAAAGGTCTTCCTCCTCAACGCCAGCGCGATTGCTATCTACCGGAAGACACACTGAAGGCAATCGATTACTTCAAAGTGGCCCTTAAGGGTCCGCTTACCACGCCGATAGGAGGAGGGTTTTCGAGCATAAACGTCGCGCTGCGCCAGATTTTCGATCTATACGTCTGCCTGCGGCCCGTACGCCACTACCCGGGAGTTCCGGCGCCGAATATAAACGCGCACAAGGTTGATATGCACCTTTTCCGCGAAAACTCGGAAGACGTGTATATGGGCGTCGAAGAAGTGGGCGGAAGCGAACGGGCGCAGCGGATAATCAACCTGCTCAACGAGGAGCTGGGCTACAAGGACAGACTGGCGCAGCCGATAAAGCTGTCATCCGGCATCGGAATCAAGCCCATCAGTCCGGAAGGCACAAAACGCCTGGTTCGCCGCGCCATCAAGTACGCGATAAATCTCAAGCTGCCGTCGGTGACATTGGTGCACAAGGGCAACATCATGAAATTCACCGAAGGCGCGTTCAAGAATTGGGGCTACGAAATCGCCAAGGCGGAGTTCCGCGACAAAATCGTGACGGAAGACGAGCTTTGGGCGGAGGATGCCGCCCCCCGGGGCGGCGCGGCCAAAGGCGACGCAAACGGCAGAATAGTCGTCAAAGACCGCATCGCGGACAGCATGTTCCAACAGGTGCAGCTCCGTCCCGACGAGTACAGCGTCATCGCGACCCCGAATCTTAACGGGGACTATTTGTCCGACGCGCTGGCGGCTTGCGTCGGCGGACTGGGACTCGCGCCGGGAGCGAATATCGGCGACGGTGCGGCGATATTCGAAGCGACTCACGGCACCGCGCCCAAGTACACAGGTCAGGACAAGGCCAATCCCGGCAGCGTAATCCTCTCCGGCGTCCTGATGCTCAAATGGATGGGCTGGGTCGAGGCGGGCGAGCTTATCGACCGCGCCATTGGGGAAACCATCCGCGAAAGCGCGGATGCGGCCGCGCGCGGAGAGTGGGACAAGCTGTTCGTGACCTACGACATCGCCCGCCAGTTCGAAGGCGGAAGCGAAAAGTACGGCGTGAAAGCTAGCAAGTTCGGAGAGCGGATAATCGAGCATCTCGCGTAA
- a CDS encoding dihydroorotate dehydrogenase, which translates to MESAKKLEFIPDLSVKIGPLTLKNPVTTASGCFAYGEEYSDLFDVSTLGAFFTKAVSPEPRLGNPTPRIWETPAGMLNTIGLQNPGVNAFIKDKIPFLNGLGTVWIVNVVGHTVRDYVTVIEKIEEAAGAPGYELNISCPNVEGEGMEFGKDCAVAEALFSACRKATDKPLIGKLTPNVTDITLQAKVAEACGLDGISVINTISGMAINIQTRRSQLAKPTAGLSGPAIRPIAVRMVWECARATKLPIVGQGGIVTAQDALEFIIAGATAISIGTGLWLDPDCCGKVLSGIRGYMAENGFRSISDFRGSIQV; encoded by the coding sequence ATGGAATCAGCCAAAAAACTTGAATTTATCCCCGATTTGTCCGTAAAAATCGGCCCGCTGACGCTTAAAAATCCGGTGACCACCGCGTCCGGCTGCTTCGCCTACGGAGAGGAATACAGCGATCTTTTCGACGTTTCCACTCTCGGCGCGTTCTTCACCAAGGCTGTCAGTCCCGAGCCGCGCCTCGGCAATCCGACACCGCGGATCTGGGAAACGCCCGCCGGAATGCTGAACACGATCGGATTGCAGAATCCGGGCGTGAACGCCTTTATTAAAGACAAAATCCCGTTTTTAAACGGTCTTGGCACGGTTTGGATAGTCAACGTGGTCGGGCACACCGTGCGCGATTACGTGACCGTGATTGAAAAAATCGAGGAAGCGGCGGGCGCGCCGGGCTACGAATTGAACATTTCGTGCCCGAATGTCGAAGGCGAAGGGATGGAATTCGGCAAGGATTGCGCAGTGGCCGAAGCGCTGTTTTCGGCTTGCCGCAAGGCCACGGACAAGCCGCTAATCGGCAAGCTTACTCCGAATGTCACCGACATAACGCTTCAAGCGAAAGTCGCCGAAGCGTGCGGGCTGGACGGGATAAGCGTAATCAACACGATCAGCGGAATGGCGATAAATATCCAAACGCGCAGGAGCCAGCTTGCCAAGCCGACGGCGGGCTTGTCCGGCCCCGCGATACGGCCGATAGCGGTGAGAATGGTTTGGGAGTGCGCAAGGGCGACCAAGCTTCCAATTGTCGGCCAGGGCGGGATTGTCACCGCGCAGGACGCTTTGGAATTTATCATCGCGGGCGCCACCGCGATTTCAATCGGAACAGGACTGTGGCTGGATCCGGATTGCTGCGGCAAAGTGCTTTCAGGCATCCGCGGTTATATGGCCGAAAACGGTTTCAGAAGCATCTCCGATTTCCGGGGTTCAATACAGGTTTAA
- a CDS encoding tetratricopeptide repeat protein — protein sequence MAGVKRKFLLAAVAIAFFAIAATVSAYFIKSYGESKKREEQLRREFAELKKSVENERGVARADRLAKEGNVDAAIAMLENGLTGSGTAPATHVALGDLYLKSGRREDAIREYEKALESDPNNAEVLKKQIDLLVEDERIGRACEKLEKLLAIDPNDTDTRLRLANFQFENRDYTLASENYSKVIALKGDDPVALQGLGHIALYQNNSNRAMDFYTRAVAVDPSLAESWYFLARIRFRNEEYADAAIAMRKALSLNYPDPELRLMLAYALEYDGKIQDAIKEFKRFLAENPEHPDAGTIQLHVSQLEFWEAPPHDESQNVPATVDIWGREVTPGNPESRPEPPPGMPGVSGIGG from the coding sequence ATGGCAGGTGTAAAGCGCAAGTTTTTGCTGGCAGCGGTGGCGATCGCGTTCTTCGCGATTGCGGCAACCGTGTCGGCATATTTCATTAAGTCCTACGGCGAATCCAAAAAACGCGAAGAGCAGCTTCGCAGGGAATTCGCCGAACTAAAGAAAAGCGTCGAAAACGAACGGGGCGTCGCGAGGGCGGATAGGTTGGCCAAGGAGGGCAATGTGGACGCCGCCATAGCGATGCTTGAAAACGGGCTGACCGGCTCCGGGACTGCGCCGGCAACGCACGTGGCTCTTGGCGACCTTTACTTGAAAAGCGGGCGCAGGGAAGACGCCATAAGGGAATATGAAAAGGCGCTTGAATCCGATCCGAATAACGCAGAAGTGCTTAAAAAGCAGATTGACCTGCTTGTCGAGGACGAGCGGATAGGCCGCGCCTGTGAAAAGCTGGAAAAGCTTCTGGCCATAGATCCGAACGATACGGACACCAGATTAAGATTGGCCAACTTCCAGTTCGAAAACCGCGATTACACGCTGGCTTCCGAAAACTATTCGAAAGTGATCGCTTTGAAGGGCGACGACCCGGTCGCGCTGCAGGGGCTTGGACACATAGCGCTTTACCAGAACAACTCGAACAGGGCGATGGATTTCTACACCCGCGCTGTAGCGGTCGATCCGTCGCTGGCGGAATCCTGGTATTTTCTCGCGCGAATTCGCTTTCGCAACGAGGAATACGCGGACGCGGCGATTGCGATGCGTAAAGCGTTGTCGCTCAACTATCCGGACCCCGAGCTTCGCTTGATGCTCGCTTACGCGCTTGAATACGACGGCAAGATTCAGGACGCGATTAAGGAATTCAAGCGCTTTTTGGCCGAGAATCCCGAACATCCGGATGCAGGCACCATTCAGCTTCACGTCAGCCAGCTCGAATTCTGGGAAGCTCCGCCGCACGACGAATCGCAGAATGTTCCCGCGACCGTGGACATTTGGGGCCGCGAGGTAACGCCCGGGAATCCGGAATCCCGTCCGGAGCCTCCTCCTGGAATGCCCGGCGTCAGCGGAATCGGCGGCTAG